The proteins below come from a single Streptomyces sp. B3I8 genomic window:
- a CDS encoding oligopeptide:H+ symporter produces MASSLTKDSVRPGTPGSGSEKSFFGHPRGLATLFMTEMWERFSYYGMRALLPLYLVAPGGLHMSATTATAIYSVYLSLVYLLAMPGGWVADRILGPRKTVAVAGAVIMLGHLTLALPSAGTFFAGLGLVAIGSGLLKANISTMVGHLYNGPDDPRRDGGFTLFYVGINVGAFAAPLAIGTVGENVNWHLGFALAAVGMGLGLAQFLLGTRHLSPRSDVVPMPLSAPEKSSTLRKTGAWAAAAVIFYAVIGLTGVYTLNWLMVPITVAGLIIPVFVIARIKRDRSLDRAEQSRMTAYIWFFVAAAVFWMIYDQGGSTLSLFADGSAKNTVLGWGFPVSWYQSVNPVLIMAFAPVFAAVWLALNRRGKEPSTVVKFASGLMLVGVSFFVFLAPLSIAGDGHKAAALWLVAIYFVQTMGELLLSPVGLSVTTKMAPAKYASQLMGVWFLAVTAGDATTGLLSIAGVDLNKNGIVALEATLAVVAGAAVWLYRGKVKRLMGDVR; encoded by the coding sequence ATGGCGTCCAGCCTGACGAAGGACTCGGTCCGCCCGGGCACCCCCGGCTCCGGTTCCGAGAAGTCCTTCTTCGGCCACCCCCGCGGACTGGCCACTCTCTTCATGACCGAGATGTGGGAGCGGTTCTCCTACTACGGCATGAGGGCTCTGCTCCCGCTGTACCTGGTGGCCCCGGGCGGCCTGCACATGAGCGCCACCACCGCGACCGCGATCTACTCGGTCTACCTCTCGCTCGTCTACCTGCTCGCCATGCCGGGCGGGTGGGTCGCCGACCGGATCCTCGGCCCCCGCAAGACCGTCGCCGTCGCCGGTGCGGTCATCATGCTGGGCCACCTGACGCTGGCGCTGCCGTCGGCCGGCACGTTCTTCGCCGGCCTCGGACTGGTGGCGATCGGCTCGGGTCTGCTGAAGGCCAACATCTCGACGATGGTCGGCCACCTGTACAACGGCCCGGACGACCCGCGCCGGGACGGCGGCTTCACCCTCTTCTACGTCGGCATCAACGTCGGCGCCTTCGCCGCGCCGCTCGCGATCGGCACCGTCGGCGAGAACGTCAACTGGCACCTCGGCTTCGCGCTCGCGGCGGTCGGCATGGGCCTCGGCCTGGCCCAGTTCCTGCTCGGCACGCGTCACCTCAGCCCGCGCTCGGACGTCGTCCCCATGCCGCTGTCGGCGCCCGAGAAGTCCTCCACGCTGCGCAAGACCGGCGCGTGGGCGGCCGCGGCCGTGATCTTCTACGCGGTCATCGGCCTGACCGGCGTCTACACGCTGAACTGGCTGATGGTGCCGATCACCGTGGCCGGCCTGATCATTCCGGTCTTCGTGATCGCGCGCATCAAGCGGGACCGCTCCCTGGACCGCGCCGAGCAGTCCCGGATGACCGCGTACATCTGGTTCTTCGTGGCCGCGGCCGTGTTCTGGATGATCTACGACCAGGGCGGCTCGACGCTGTCGCTGTTCGCGGACGGCTCCGCCAAGAACACCGTCCTCGGCTGGGGCTTCCCGGTCTCCTGGTACCAGTCGGTCAACCCCGTGCTGATCATGGCGTTCGCACCCGTGTTCGCCGCGGTCTGGCTGGCGCTGAACCGGCGCGGCAAGGAGCCGAGCACGGTGGTGAAGTTCGCCTCCGGTCTGATGCTGGTCGGCGTCTCCTTCTTCGTCTTCCTGGCGCCCCTGTCGATCGCCGGCGACGGACACAAGGCGGCCGCGCTGTGGCTGGTGGCGATCTACTTCGTCCAGACGATGGGCGAGCTGCTGCTGTCGCCGGTGGGCCTGTCGGTGACGACGAAGATGGCACCGGCCAAGTACGCCTCGCAGCTCATGGGCGTCTGGTTCCTCGCGGTCACCGCGGGCGACGCGACGACGGGTCTGCTGTCCATCGCGGGCGTCGACCTCAACAAGAACGGCATCGTCGCCCTGGAGGCCACGCTCGCGGTCGTCGCGGGCGCGGCGGTCTGGCTCTACCGCGGCAAGGTCAAGCGACTGATGGGCGACGTGCGCTGA
- a CDS encoding ATP-binding protein → MRRRLIQSTLAVVLVVIAVFGVSLVLVETRTISNSAQERVDSEALRLASIVDGRVMDDEKVTAEVLREQLKGQVTEDRYAVVTLPGKDSVEVGSRPSGDVIHATAKGEEGETVRVEEPRSTVTREVGRTLLIIGLVALLAIVAAVLLAVRQANRLASPLTDLASTAERLGSGDPRPRHKRYGVPELDRVADVLDSSAERIARMLTAERRLAADASHQLRTPLTALSMRLEEITLTDDPDTVKEEATIALTQVERLTDVVERLLTNARDPRTGSAVSFDLDEVIQQQVAEWRPAYRSEGRAIVSSGKRHLQAVGTPGAVAQVLAALIENSLMHGGGTVALRTRVTGNQAVIEVTDEGPGVPSDLGARIFERTISGRNSTGIGLAVARDLAEADGGRLEMLQAKPPVFGLFLSRTPLKKAPVGEDHGPTVR, encoded by the coding sequence GTGCGCCGCCGTCTCATCCAGTCCACCCTCGCCGTCGTCCTCGTGGTGATCGCGGTCTTCGGCGTCTCCCTCGTCCTCGTCGAGACCCGCACCATCAGCAACAGCGCCCAGGAGCGGGTCGACTCCGAGGCGCTGCGCCTGGCCAGCATCGTCGACGGCCGTGTCATGGACGACGAGAAGGTCACCGCCGAGGTGCTCAGGGAGCAGCTCAAGGGCCAGGTCACCGAGGACAGGTACGCCGTCGTCACCCTGCCGGGCAAGGACTCCGTCGAGGTCGGCTCCCGGCCCTCCGGCGACGTCATCCACGCCACCGCCAAGGGCGAGGAGGGCGAGACGGTCCGCGTCGAGGAGCCCCGGTCGACGGTGACCCGCGAGGTCGGCCGCACGCTGCTGATCATCGGCCTGGTCGCGCTGCTCGCGATCGTCGCCGCCGTCCTGCTCGCCGTGCGCCAGGCCAACCGGCTCGCCTCCCCGCTCACCGACCTCGCCTCCACCGCCGAGCGCCTCGGTTCCGGGGACCCGCGCCCGCGGCACAAGCGGTACGGGGTGCCCGAGCTGGACCGGGTCGCCGACGTGCTGGACTCCTCCGCCGAGCGCATCGCCCGGATGCTCACCGCCGAGCGACGGCTGGCCGCCGACGCCTCCCACCAGCTCCGCACCCCGCTCACCGCGCTGTCCATGCGCCTGGAGGAGATCACCCTCACCGACGACCCCGACACGGTGAAGGAGGAGGCGACGATCGCGCTGACCCAGGTCGAGCGGCTCACGGACGTCGTGGAGCGGCTGCTCACCAACGCCCGGGACCCGCGCACCGGCTCCGCCGTCTCCTTCGACCTCGACGAGGTCATCCAGCAGCAGGTCGCCGAGTGGCGCCCCGCCTACCGCAGCGAGGGGCGCGCCATCGTCAGCTCCGGCAAACGGCATCTGCAGGCCGTGGGCACGCCGGGGGCGGTGGCGCAGGTGCTGGCCGCGCTGATCGAGAACTCCCTGATGCACGGCGGCGGCACGGTCGCGCTGCGTACGCGCGTCACCGGCAACCAGGCGGTCATCGAGGTGACCGACGAGGGCCCCGGCGTCCCGTCCGACCTGGGTGCCCGTATCTTCGAGCGCACGATCAGCGGGCGGAACTCCACGGGTATCGGCCTCGCCGTCGCCCGTGACCTCGCCGAGGCGGACGGCGGCCGGCTGGAGATGCTCCAGGCGAAACCGCCGGTCTTCGGCCTGTTCCTGTCGCGTACGCCGCTGAAGAAGGCACCGGTGGGCGAGGACCACGGGCCGACGGTGCGATGA
- a CDS encoding allantoate amidohydrolase, with product MSFHSMWTELLPVGRSSASGGYRRFAWTPADADCRTWFREQAEARGLTYETDRNGNQWAWLGEPAAGNAVVTGSHLDSVPDGGAFDGPLGVVSAFAALDELRARETPFTRPFGIVNFGDEEGARFGLACVGSRLATGALTVEAAHRLTDADGITLPRAMEAAGYDPDTLGPDPERLARIGAFVELHVEQGRALDLTGDAVGVASAIWPHGRWRYDFRGEANHAGTTRLADRRDPMPAYAETVLAARREAARAGAVATFGKVAVEPNGVNAIPSLVRGWLDSRAADQPTLDTVTGALEKAAREYADAHGVELDVVRESFTPVVEFDHALRDELARLLGTGTGTGLTVPVLGTGAGHDAGILSGAVPTAMLFVRNPTGVSHSPAEHATEDDCTAGVTALADALEGLIRT from the coding sequence GTGAGTTTCCACAGCATGTGGACGGAGCTGCTGCCCGTCGGCCGCAGCTCCGCCTCCGGCGGCTACCGCCGCTTCGCCTGGACCCCCGCCGACGCCGACTGCCGGACCTGGTTCCGCGAGCAGGCCGAGGCCCGCGGGCTCACCTACGAGACCGACCGCAACGGCAACCAGTGGGCCTGGCTCGGCGAGCCCGCCGCCGGGAACGCCGTCGTCACCGGCTCCCACCTCGACTCGGTGCCCGACGGCGGCGCCTTCGACGGCCCCCTCGGCGTCGTCTCCGCCTTCGCCGCGCTCGACGAACTCCGCGCCCGCGAGACGCCGTTCACCAGGCCCTTCGGCATCGTCAACTTCGGCGACGAGGAGGGCGCCCGCTTCGGCCTGGCCTGCGTCGGCTCCCGGCTGGCGACCGGCGCGCTCACCGTCGAGGCCGCCCACCGCCTCACCGACGCAGACGGCATCACGCTCCCGCGCGCCATGGAGGCCGCCGGGTACGACCCCGACACCCTCGGCCCCGACCCCGAACGGCTCGCCCGCATCGGCGCCTTCGTCGAACTCCACGTCGAACAGGGCCGCGCCCTCGACCTCACCGGGGACGCCGTCGGCGTGGCGAGCGCCATCTGGCCGCACGGCCGCTGGCGTTACGACTTCCGCGGCGAGGCCAACCACGCCGGCACCACCCGCCTCGCCGACCGTCGCGACCCCATGCCCGCCTACGCCGAGACGGTCCTCGCCGCCCGCCGCGAGGCCGCACGCGCCGGTGCCGTCGCCACCTTCGGAAAGGTCGCCGTCGAACCCAACGGCGTCAACGCCATCCCCTCCCTCGTCCGCGGCTGGCTCGACTCCCGCGCCGCCGACCAGCCGACCCTCGACACCGTCACCGGCGCCCTGGAGAAGGCGGCCCGCGAGTACGCCGACGCGCACGGGGTCGAACTGGACGTCGTCCGCGAGTCGTTCACCCCCGTCGTGGAGTTCGACCACGCCCTGCGCGACGAACTCGCCCGCCTCCTCGGCACCGGTACCGGCACCGGCCTCACCGTGCCCGTCCTCGGCACCGGCGCCGGACACGACGCCGGGATCCTCTCCGGCGCCGTCCCGACCGCCATGCTGTTCGTGCGCAACCCCACCGGCGTCTCGCACTCCCCGGCCGAGCACGCCACCGAGGACGACTGCACGGCCGGCGTGACCGCGCTCGCCGACGCACTGGAAGGGCTGATCCGCACGTGA
- a CDS encoding ATP-binding protein, giving the protein MSTTRPYSPGDRGPEPSGASGAAADGAASSEGPSSVPSASSASAEPPGAGVSAVAAPTSVGGSPPSGGRQVRRLNFDGASGVVPLARDFTRQALYAWGWLPADSADRRAAAEDVLLVVSELVTNACLHAEGPEELGITCDNKVLRIEVSDRGEGQPAPRNPHRAGRPGGHGMFIVERLCLDWGVVRSDSADGAAGKTVWAELGAP; this is encoded by the coding sequence ATGAGCACCACCCGGCCTTACTCGCCGGGCGACCGCGGCCCCGAGCCCAGCGGCGCTTCCGGGGCGGCCGCGGACGGGGCGGCATCCTCGGAGGGTCCGTCGTCCGTGCCGTCTGCGTCTTCCGCGTCCGCCGAGCCGCCGGGGGCGGGGGTGTCCGCCGTGGCGGCCCCCACGTCCGTCGGGGGGTCCCCGCCGTCCGGAGGGCGGCAGGTACGGCGGTTGAACTTCGACGGAGCGAGCGGCGTGGTGCCGCTCGCCCGCGACTTCACCCGGCAGGCGCTCTACGCCTGGGGCTGGCTGCCGGCCGACTCCGCCGACCGGCGGGCCGCGGCGGAGGACGTCCTGCTGGTCGTCTCCGAGCTGGTCACCAATGCGTGCCTGCATGCCGAGGGGCCCGAGGAACTGGGAATCACCTGCGACAACAAGGTGCTGCGGATCGAGGTCTCCGACCGGGGTGAGGGCCAGCCGGCGCCGCGCAACCCCCACCGGGCGGGACGGCCCGGCGGCCACGGCATGTTCATTGTCGAGCGGTTGTGTCTGGACTGGGGAGTCGTCCGGTCCGACAGCGCCGACGGTGCCGCGGGCAAGACGGTGTGGGCGGAGCTGGGGGCGCCTTAG
- a CDS encoding response regulator transcription factor: MTRVLLAEDDASISEPLARALRREGYEVEVREDGPTALDAGMQGGVDLVVLDLGLPGMDGLEVARRLRSDGHTVPILILTARADEVDTVVGLDAGADDYVTKPFRLAELLARVRALLRRGATEPQQPPATHGVRIDVESHRAWMGEEELQLTAKEFDLLRVLVRDAGRVVTRDQLMREVWDTTWWSSTKTLDMHISWLRKKLGDDAANPRYIATVRGVGFRFEKS; encoded by the coding sequence ATGACCCGTGTACTGCTCGCAGAGGACGACGCGTCCATCTCGGAGCCTCTGGCCCGCGCCCTGCGCCGGGAGGGCTACGAGGTCGAGGTGCGCGAGGACGGACCGACCGCGCTCGACGCGGGGATGCAGGGCGGCGTCGACCTGGTGGTACTCGACCTCGGGCTGCCCGGCATGGACGGGCTGGAAGTGGCCCGCCGACTGCGCTCCGACGGGCACACCGTCCCGATCCTCATCCTGACCGCGCGCGCCGACGAGGTGGACACCGTCGTCGGACTCGACGCGGGCGCCGACGACTACGTCACCAAGCCGTTCCGCCTCGCCGAACTGCTCGCCCGTGTCCGGGCCCTGCTGCGCCGCGGGGCGACCGAGCCGCAGCAGCCGCCCGCCACGCACGGCGTGCGCATCGACGTCGAGTCGCACCGGGCGTGGATGGGCGAAGAGGAACTGCAGCTCACGGCGAAGGAGTTCGACCTGCTGCGGGTGCTGGTGCGGGACGCGGGCCGGGTCGTCACCCGCGACCAGCTCATGCGCGAGGTCTGGGACACCACATGGTGGTCGTCCACCAAGACGCTGGACATGCACATCTCCTGGCTGCGCAAGAAGCTCGGCGACGACGCGGCGAACCCCCGCTACATCGCGACCGTCCGAGGCGTCGGTTTCCGCTTCGAGAAGAGCTGA
- a CDS encoding STAS domain-containing protein → MDRGTVGSAQSGRLLVEVREEGTSAVVTPAGELDHHTADLLREPLEDCLEKGFSRLVVDCSRLEFCDSTGLNVLLGARLKAEAAGGEVHLVGMQPVVARVFEITGADSVFVLHDTLDQALASE, encoded by the coding sequence ATGGACCGCGGGACGGTCGGCAGCGCACAGTCGGGCCGGCTTCTGGTCGAGGTGCGTGAAGAAGGTACGAGCGCTGTCGTGACACCGGCGGGTGAGCTGGATCACCACACCGCCGATCTGTTGCGCGAGCCGCTCGAAGACTGCCTGGAGAAGGGTTTCTCGCGCCTGGTGGTGGACTGCTCCCGGTTGGAGTTCTGCGACTCCACCGGGCTGAACGTGCTGCTCGGTGCCCGGTTGAAGGCCGAGGCCGCGGGTGGCGAGGTGCATCTCGTGGGGATGCAGCCGGTGGTGGCCCGGGTCTTCGAGATCACCGGCGCCGATTCGGTGTTCGTCCTCCACGACACGCTCGACCAGGCTCTCGCCTCCGAGTAG
- a CDS encoding formimidoylglutamate deiminase, with protein MEHAWLGDRTEPGVAVETAGGRITAVRTDVPAPPPGAEVLRGLTLPGLANAHSHAFHRALRGTVQVGSGTFWTWREVMYATAGRLTPDSYHALARAVYAEMALAGITAVGEFHYLHHAPGGTPYADPNAMGEALIAAAAAAGIRITLLDTCYLSAGFGRPPTSPQLRFSDGTADAWAERCSDLKERDHARIGAAVHSVRAVPADQLATVAGWAERRRAPLHVHLSEQTAENDACREAHGRTPAQLLADHGVLGPRTTGVHNTHLTDEDIALLGGSGTGTCMCPTTERDLADGIGPAAALQRAGSPLSLGSDSHAVIDLLEEARAMELDERLRTRTRGHWTAAALLRAASTDGHAALGWDEAGRIGPGALADLTTVALDSVRTAGPLPRLGAETAVFAATAADVRHTVVAGRHVVRDGAHALVPDVPAALAQAVDALRD; from the coding sequence CTGGAACACGCCTGGCTCGGCGACCGCACCGAGCCGGGCGTCGCCGTCGAGACGGCGGGCGGAAGGATCACCGCCGTCCGCACGGACGTCCCCGCCCCGCCGCCCGGCGCGGAGGTGCTGCGCGGGCTCACCCTCCCCGGGCTGGCCAACGCCCACTCGCACGCCTTCCACCGTGCCCTGCGCGGCACCGTGCAGGTCGGCTCCGGCACCTTCTGGACCTGGCGCGAGGTCATGTACGCCACCGCCGGCCGGCTCACCCCGGACAGCTACCACGCGCTCGCCCGCGCGGTGTACGCCGAGATGGCGCTGGCCGGCATCACCGCCGTCGGCGAGTTCCACTACCTGCACCACGCCCCCGGCGGCACCCCCTACGCCGACCCCAACGCCATGGGCGAGGCACTGATCGCGGCCGCCGCCGCGGCCGGCATCCGGATCACCCTCCTCGACACCTGCTACCTCTCCGCCGGCTTCGGCCGGCCGCCCACCTCCCCTCAGCTCCGCTTCTCCGACGGCACCGCGGATGCCTGGGCCGAACGCTGTTCAGATCTCAAGGAACGGGATCACGCGCGGATCGGTGCGGCCGTCCACTCCGTACGGGCCGTGCCCGCGGACCAGTTGGCCACCGTGGCCGGGTGGGCCGAGCGACGGCGGGCCCCGCTGCACGTGCACCTGTCGGAACAGACGGCGGAGAACGACGCCTGCCGCGAGGCCCACGGCCGCACCCCCGCCCAGCTGCTCGCCGACCACGGAGTGCTGGGCCCGCGCACCACCGGCGTGCACAACACCCACCTCACGGACGAGGACATCGCGCTCCTCGGCGGCTCGGGCACCGGCACCTGCATGTGCCCCACCACGGAACGGGACCTCGCCGACGGCATCGGACCCGCCGCCGCCCTCCAGCGGGCCGGCTCCCCGCTCAGCCTCGGCTCCGACAGCCACGCCGTCATCGACCTGCTGGAGGAGGCGCGCGCGATGGAACTCGACGAGCGCCTGCGCACCCGCACCCGCGGTCACTGGACGGCGGCCGCCCTGCTGCGCGCCGCCTCCACCGACGGACACGCCGCCCTCGGCTGGGACGAGGCGGGCCGCATCGGGCCGGGCGCGCTCGCCGACCTCACGACCGTCGCCCTGGACTCCGTCAGAACCGCGGGACCGCTGCCCCGGCTGGGCGCGGAGACCGCGGTATTCGCCGCGACGGCAGCGGACGTGCGCCACACGGTCGTCGCAGGACGGCACGTCGTACGGGACGGCGCCCACGCCCTCGTACCGGACGTCCCGGCGGCGCTGGCACAGGCCGTCGACGCGCTGCGCGACTGA
- the hutI gene encoding imidazolonepropionase — MSSSTVITNIATLITNAPSPGDTDPLGTVRNAAVVIEGDRVVWTGEASKAPATDNRVDAAGRAVIPGFVDSHSHLVFAGDRTEEFHARMSGRPYGAGGIRTTVAATRAATDAELEANLTRYLREALRQGTTTFETKSGYGLTVEDEARALRIAAAHTDEVTFLGAHVVPPELADDPAAYVALVTGEMLDACAPHARWIDVFCEKGAFDGDQARAILTAGRAKGLHPRVHANQLTHGPGVQLAVELDAASADHCTHLTDADVDALAHGETVATLLPGAEFSTRAQWPDARRLLDAGATVALSTDCNPGSSFTSSMPFCVALAVRDMGMTPDEALWSATAGGARALRREDVGRLAPGAYADLAVLDAPSHVHLAYRPGVPLVTEVWRRGVRVV, encoded by the coding sequence ATGAGCAGCAGCACGGTCATCACCAACATCGCCACGCTGATCACCAACGCCCCCTCCCCCGGCGACACGGACCCCCTCGGCACCGTCCGGAACGCGGCCGTCGTCATCGAGGGCGACCGCGTCGTGTGGACCGGTGAAGCAAGCAAAGCACCCGCCACTGACAATCGGGTCGACGCCGCCGGCCGGGCGGTGATCCCCGGCTTCGTGGACTCCCACTCCCACCTCGTCTTCGCGGGCGACCGCACCGAGGAGTTCCACGCCCGCATGTCCGGCCGCCCCTACGGCGCGGGCGGCATCCGCACCACCGTCGCGGCCACCCGCGCCGCCACCGACGCGGAACTGGAGGCGAACCTCACCCGTTATCTGCGCGAGGCACTGCGCCAGGGCACGACCACGTTCGAGACCAAGTCGGGCTACGGGTTGACCGTCGAGGACGAGGCCCGCGCCCTGCGCATCGCGGCCGCGCACACCGACGAGGTGACGTTCCTCGGCGCCCACGTCGTACCGCCCGAACTCGCCGACGATCCTGCGGCCTACGTCGCGCTGGTCACCGGCGAGATGCTCGACGCCTGCGCCCCGCACGCCCGTTGGATCGACGTGTTCTGCGAGAAGGGGGCGTTCGACGGCGACCAGGCCCGCGCGATCCTCACCGCCGGCCGGGCCAAGGGGCTGCACCCGCGCGTGCACGCCAACCAGCTCACGCACGGTCCCGGCGTGCAGCTCGCGGTCGAGCTGGACGCGGCCAGCGCCGACCACTGCACCCACCTCACCGACGCGGACGTCGACGCCCTCGCGCACGGCGAGACCGTCGCCACCCTGCTGCCCGGCGCCGAGTTCTCCACCCGCGCCCAATGGCCCGACGCCCGCAGGCTGCTGGACGCCGGGGCCACGGTCGCGCTCTCCACGGACTGCAACCCCGGCTCGTCCTTCACCAGTTCGATGCCGTTCTGCGTCGCCCTCGCCGTGCGGGACATGGGCATGACCCCCGACGAGGCCCTCTGGTCGGCCACCGCGGGGGGCGCCCGCGCCCTGCGCCGGGAGGACGTGGGCCGGCTCGCCCCGGGGGCGTACGCCGACCTCGCCGTCCTGGACGCCCCCAGCCATGTCCACCTGGCCTACCGCCCCGGCGTCCCCCTCGTCACCGAGGTCTGGCGCCGCGGCGTACGCGTGGTCTGA
- a CDS encoding RNA polymerase sigma factor SigF, giving the protein MEDIMSPRLDESHTQRATSTRSPERPEFEPAVESLEGLEALEDFETLTEPDGLAGLPEIPPYHEVGPVDARALSKTLFQRLESLEEGTYDHAYVRHTLVELNLALVKFAAARFRTRSEPMEDIIQVGTIGLIKAIDRFELSRGVEFPTFAMPTIIGEIKRFFRDTSWSVRVPRRLQELRLDLAKAGDELAQQLDRAPTVTELADRLGLSNEEVVEGMVASNAYTASSLDAQPEEDDSEGALADRIGYEDHDLEGVEYIESLKPLIAGLPQRDRKILSLRFVANMTQSEIGEELGISQMHVSRLLSRTLVRLRKGLALED; this is encoded by the coding sequence ATGGAGGACATCATGTCACCCCGGCTCGACGAATCGCATACCCAGAGGGCGACGTCGACACGCTCCCCGGAACGACCGGAGTTCGAACCCGCTGTCGAGTCCCTCGAAGGACTCGAGGCGCTGGAGGACTTCGAGACCCTCACCGAACCCGACGGTCTGGCCGGACTCCCCGAGATCCCCCCGTACCACGAGGTGGGACCGGTGGACGCGCGGGCGCTGTCCAAGACCCTGTTCCAGCGCCTGGAGTCCCTCGAAGAGGGCACCTACGACCACGCCTACGTCCGCCACACGCTCGTCGAGCTGAACCTCGCCCTGGTGAAGTTCGCCGCCGCCCGGTTCCGCACCCGCAGTGAACCGATGGAGGACATCATCCAGGTCGGCACGATCGGCCTGATCAAGGCGATCGACCGGTTCGAGCTGAGCCGCGGTGTGGAGTTCCCCACGTTCGCGATGCCGACCATCATCGGCGAGATCAAACGGTTCTTCCGCGACACCTCGTGGTCCGTGCGCGTACCGCGCCGGCTGCAGGAACTCCGCCTGGACCTGGCCAAGGCCGGCGACGAGCTGGCCCAGCAGCTCGACCGGGCGCCCACCGTGACCGAACTGGCGGACCGCCTCGGGCTGTCCAACGAAGAGGTCGTCGAGGGCATGGTCGCCTCCAACGCGTACACCGCCTCCTCCCTGGACGCGCAGCCCGAGGAGGACGACTCGGAGGGCGCGCTCGCGGACCGCATCGGCTACGAGGACCACGACCTCGAGGGCGTCGAGTACATCGAGTCGCTGAAGCCGCTGATCGCCGGTCTGCCGCAGCGCGACCGGAAGATCCTCTCGCTGCGGTTCGTGGCCAACATGACGCAGTCGGAGATCGGCGAGGAACTCGGCATCTCCCAGATGCACGTCTCCCGGCTGCTGTCCCGCACGCTGGTCCGGCTGCGCAAGGGCCTGGCGCTCGAGGACTGA